A genomic region of Parachlamydia acanthamoebae contains the following coding sequences:
- a CDS encoding inverse autotransporter beta domain-containing protein — protein MKKYLLITLIFFFSIHQATHTNEYFKTYLSYKGGNDGLGYHSNYASLDLMCFPLPLEDITTFSDLKGHWLTRHHYAVNAGVGFRKIYAPQTIWDANLFYDHPKSSYDHYNQVGLGLELFHELWELRLNGAVALGHTTKRNKTFVYTDVFFVKRHFHEYAFLFVEAELGKKFIFFDNISPFMGIRTYYT, from the coding sequence ATGAAAAAATATTTACTCATTACTCTTATCTTTTTTTTCTCTATCCATCAAGCAACTCACACTAATGAATATTTTAAAACTTATCTTTCTTATAAAGGCGGAAATGATGGATTGGGATATCATTCAAATTATGCTTCTTTGGATTTAATGTGTTTCCCACTGCCTCTCGAAGACATAACGACATTTTCAGATCTCAAAGGGCATTGGTTGACTCGACATCATTATGCAGTCAATGCAGGCGTAGGATTTAGAAAGATTTATGCTCCTCAAACTATTTGGGATGCAAATCTTTTTTATGATCATCCTAAATCTAGCTATGACCATTACAATCAAGTCGGACTAGGATTAGAATTATTTCATGAATTATGGGAACTTAGACTCAATGGAGCCGTCGCTTTGGGACACACAACAAAACGGAATAAAACATTTGTTTATACCGATGTTTTTTTTGTAAAAAGACACTTTCACGAATATGCATTCTTATTTGTAGAAGCGGAATTAGGTAAAAAATTTATTTTTTTTGATAACATTTCCCCTTTCATGGGCATAAGAACCTATTATACGTGA
- a CDS encoding collagen-like triple helix repeat-containing protein: protein MKNLYDLPLRISLMLTVFLCSLSQLEASSCIPGRKGSPGAPGDPGPMGPTGPTGEDGPAGATGPVGPTGATGPVGLPGNQKLNVLPCSGQTTMIPISITLPPLGASSGSTVFFTYTATPTQLTIDMASSDQFALVVMPGLTTLTDQISHTVTQTAPNTFEINLSDAADYIGIALIGCPPVD from the coding sequence ATGAAAAATTTATATGATTTACCGTTACGCATATCCCTTATGCTAACAGTTTTTCTTTGCTCTCTGAGCCAACTTGAAGCGAGCAGTTGTATTCCGGGACGCAAAGGATCTCCAGGAGCTCCAGGAGATCCAGGACCAATGGGACCAACAGGTCCAACCGGAGAAGATGGCCCTGCAGGAGCCACAGGACCGGTAGGCCCCACAGGTGCGACAGGCCCGGTAGGCCTTCCGGGAAATCAAAAGCTGAATGTTTTACCTTGTTCAGGTCAAACGACCATGATTCCTATATCCATTACGCTGCCTCCCCTCGGAGCCTCTTCTGGATCAACAGTTTTTTTTACTTATACGGCGACTCCTACACAGCTCACAATTGACATGGCAAGCTCAGACCAATTTGCTTTGGTTGTGATGCCAGGCTTAACGACTTTGACTGATCAAATTAGTCACACAGTGACCCAGACAGCACCTAATACTTTTGAGATTAATTTAAGTGATGCAGCAGACTATATAGGGATTGCACTAATTGGCTGTCCACCCGTTGACTAA
- a CDS encoding collagen-like protein, whose translation MRKQILVTTLFLTICFNNLCATQHAATSIADPESAQGLSGPNGPKGPTGPMGPTGAAGLPGSPGMTGATGPTGATGPSGLQGAEGDTNVSIYCFTNLTFGIIDFPSAGTGQGYTWETSANSVILNFLPPFTSNVTVVAEPFYLGTAGAAIIPSIERSGSSVTINFTTGGVPTTPDQVRFIAVECGG comes from the coding sequence ATGCGCAAACAGATTCTCGTAACAACATTATTTTTAACAATTTGCTTTAACAATTTATGCGCTACCCAACATGCAGCGACAAGTATTGCTGACCCAGAATCTGCACAAGGACTTTCAGGCCCTAATGGTCCAAAAGGCCCTACAGGTCCTATGGGACCGACGGGCGCAGCTGGATTGCCAGGTTCTCCTGGGATGACAGGAGCAACTGGCCCTACGGGTGCAACAGGACCATCAGGACTACAAGGAGCTGAAGGAGATACCAATGTTTCGATTTACTGCTTTACCAACCTTACATTTGGAATTATTGACTTTCCCTCTGCAGGAACAGGACAAGGTTACACGTGGGAAACCTCAGCAAATTCTGTGATTTTAAATTTTCTTCCCCCTTTTACTTCTAATGTTACCGTTGTAGCAGAACCCTTTTATTTAGGAACAGCTGGTGCTGCCATTATACCCTCGATCGAACGCTCAGGAAGTTCTGTTACAATTAACTTCACAACGGGTGGTGTGCCGACAACGCCAGACCAAGTACGCTTTATTGCAGTGGAATGCGGCGGTTAA
- a CDS encoding NAD(P)-dependent alcohol dehydrogenase — translation MTKTIATYAALSATTPLEAFSIERREPGPHDVQIEILYCGVCHTDLHMSRNEWKNSVYPMVPGHEIVGKVTKVGNAVNSFKVGELAAVGCLVDSCRSCASCRENLEQYCENGGILTYNSQDKHNGKMTYGGYSTQIVVDEKFVLHVSEKLKDHLAAVAPLLCAGITTYSPLRHWKVGKGDKVGIVGLGGLGHMGVKFAHALGAHVVVFTTSPGKTEDAKRLGADEVVVSKNPDEMKKHVNSFDFILNTVAAPHNLNAFLELLKRDGTLCLVGLPSAPHPSPSVEALILKRRSIAGSVIGGIKETQEMLDFCAQHNIVSDIEMIPIQKINEAYERMLKSDVKYRFVIDIASLK, via the coding sequence ATGACCAAAACAATCGCTACTTATGCCGCTCTATCCGCCACAACACCACTAGAAGCCTTTAGTATTGAACGACGTGAACCAGGCCCACATGATGTGCAGATTGAAATTTTGTATTGTGGGGTGTGCCATACAGATTTGCACATGTCCCGAAATGAGTGGAAGAATTCCGTGTATCCGATGGTTCCAGGACATGAGATTGTAGGAAAAGTAACAAAAGTGGGGAATGCAGTCAACTCTTTCAAAGTCGGTGAATTAGCAGCGGTAGGATGCTTGGTGGATTCTTGTCGAAGTTGCGCAAGTTGTCGTGAGAATCTAGAGCAATACTGTGAAAATGGGGGGATATTAACATATAACAGCCAGGATAAGCATAATGGAAAAATGACGTATGGAGGTTACTCCACACAAATCGTAGTGGATGAGAAATTTGTCCTCCATGTCTCAGAAAAACTAAAAGATCATTTAGCTGCTGTAGCTCCTTTATTGTGTGCGGGAATCACCACTTATTCTCCTTTGCGTCACTGGAAAGTGGGGAAGGGGGATAAGGTTGGAATTGTGGGGCTCGGAGGATTGGGGCATATGGGCGTTAAATTTGCGCATGCCCTTGGAGCTCACGTGGTCGTTTTTACTACTTCTCCAGGTAAAACAGAAGACGCAAAACGGCTGGGAGCTGATGAAGTTGTTGTGTCAAAAAATCCAGATGAAATGAAAAAACACGTAAATAGTTTTGACTTCATTCTAAATACGGTTGCTGCACCCCATAATTTGAATGCTTTTTTGGAATTGCTTAAGCGAGATGGGACCCTATGCTTGGTTGGCCTCCCATCTGCCCCTCACCCTTCTCCGTCTGTAGAAGCTCTTATTTTAAAGCGTCGAAGCATTGCAGGATCTGTCATTGGCGGAATCAAAGAAACTCAAGAGATGCTGGACTTTTGCGCCCAGCATAACATTGTGTCAGATATTGAAATGATTCCGATCCAAAAAATCAACGAAGCTTATGAGCGGATGTTGAAAAGCGACGTGAAATACCGCTTTGTTATCGACATCGCTTCGTTAAAGTAA
- a CDS encoding HAD family hydrolase — protein sequence MQKQEYEIVIFDLGRVLFNWNPYQSAQDLIQSDPSFDLAIYTITQTPFWNLFDLGYISSKEMIEYFSEKFPSHHLSLFFEKVKEDLTIIDFGLEVLEKAQKKGCRTYILSNLSGEFHEWLTHKYPFLQTFNGAVFSYQIHKMKPDFQIYRYLLDKYQLNPQNCLFIDDLEVNVFSAEKVGIDSILFEINDKIKEQLILKGLG from the coding sequence ATGCAAAAACAGGAATACGAAATAGTCATTTTTGATCTAGGAAGGGTTTTATTTAATTGGAATCCCTATCAATCTGCTCAAGATCTTATTCAATCAGACCCTTCATTTGATCTTGCCATTTACACAATCACACAAACACCTTTCTGGAACCTATTCGATTTAGGATATATTTCGTCCAAAGAGATGATCGAATACTTTTCTGAAAAATTTCCATCTCATCATCTAAGTCTTTTTTTTGAAAAAGTCAAAGAAGATTTGACTATTATCGATTTTGGATTAGAGGTCTTAGAAAAAGCTCAAAAAAAAGGCTGCCGAACCTACATTCTTTCCAATCTATCAGGAGAATTTCATGAGTGGCTGACCCATAAATATCCATTTTTGCAGACGTTTAATGGGGCTGTTTTTTCTTATCAAATTCACAAAATGAAGCCTGATTTTCAAATCTACCGATATCTTTTGGATAAATATCAATTAAACCCACAGAATTGCTTGTTTATTGATGATCTTGAAGTGAATGTATTTTCTGCAGAAAAAGTTGGAATCGATAGTATTCTTTTTGAAATAAACGATAAAATTAAAGAACAATTAATCTTAAAAGGTTTAGGATAA
- a CDS encoding bacteriophage holin: protein MLNPTKLGLAGGILWGLSMFVCTLLAHYFGYGTHWLSLVSDVYPGYSVSLLGSIIGLIYGFIDGFVGLFLLGWLYNKLL, encoded by the coding sequence ATGTTAAATCCAACAAAACTCGGTCTCGCAGGGGGAATTCTCTGGGGATTATCCATGTTTGTTTGCACCCTTCTTGCCCATTATTTTGGATATGGCACCCACTGGCTTAGCTTGGTGAGTGATGTTTACCCAGGTTATTCCGTTTCATTGCTTGGGTCCATCATTGGACTCATTTATGGATTCATAGATGGCTTTGTAGGTCTTTTCCTTTTGGGATGGCTTTACAACAAGCTATTATAG
- a CDS encoding efflux transporter outer membrane subunit, with translation MKRWALVLFLLLSLIGCIRPYYDRQYVDLPDEWRLQNNDDSTLCNVGWWKQFDDPVLDELITVALKNNQDLQVAINRVYEYYSLYRVESAPLFPFLTGNVSYNRFKSSIALPSALEPSQNINTFNSNTPISPGVSRINNDFLASLNLNWELDFWGRIRSASDAAYADMLGQIEARRTVIITVVTSVINAYITLRELDAQLEISKKTLQSRTRSLELAVNRFNVGETSRLEVRQAESEVKTAAISVLEFERSIPQQENLISILLGENPHSILRGKALDAFKYPVKIPLGLPSDLLTRRPDIVQAEYNLIAANAHVTQARALFFPQFTLMGIYGSESDRISLFLTSPAEFWQYGISAVQTIFDAGQIYYRVETEKARRDELLFTYRQTILTAFREANDALIACQKNQQLVIEHTSQVKVLSDYLQLAKLRYVEGEVDYLTVLDAERSLFRSQLDLVQSQAENFSAVVQLYKALGGGWVTDADNTAINPVVSCD, from the coding sequence ATGAAGCGCTGGGCCCTTGTTCTTTTTCTATTATTATCGTTGATAGGATGTATTCGACCCTATTATGATCGTCAATATGTTGATCTTCCTGACGAATGGAGATTGCAAAATAATGACGATAGCACGTTATGCAATGTTGGTTGGTGGAAGCAGTTTGATGATCCTGTATTAGATGAATTGATTACTGTTGCACTCAAGAATAATCAAGACCTACAAGTCGCCATCAATCGCGTATACGAATACTATTCGTTATATCGAGTGGAAAGTGCTCCGCTTTTCCCTTTTCTTACAGGAAATGTAAGTTACAATCGTTTTAAAAGCTCTATTGCCTTGCCATCAGCTCTAGAACCAAGCCAAAATATCAATACGTTTAACTCGAATACGCCTATCTCTCCTGGGGTAAGCCGAATCAATAATGACTTTTTAGCTTCATTAAATTTAAATTGGGAACTTGATTTTTGGGGCCGTATCCGAAGTGCTTCCGATGCGGCTTACGCTGATATGTTAGGTCAGATTGAAGCCAGACGTACGGTCATTATTACAGTCGTGACCTCAGTTATCAACGCGTATATCACTTTGCGTGAGCTCGATGCGCAGCTAGAAATTTCAAAAAAAACATTGCAGTCTCGAACACGATCTTTAGAACTAGCTGTAAATCGTTTTAATGTAGGAGAAACTTCACGACTTGAGGTCAGACAGGCCGAATCTGAGGTTAAAACTGCGGCCATCAGTGTGCTTGAATTTGAGCGCAGCATTCCTCAGCAAGAGAACTTAATTAGTATTTTATTAGGGGAAAACCCTCACTCCATTTTGCGAGGAAAAGCCTTAGATGCCTTTAAATATCCGGTCAAGATTCCACTTGGTTTACCGTCCGATCTATTGACAAGGCGACCCGATATTGTCCAGGCTGAATATAACTTAATTGCAGCAAATGCACATGTTACGCAAGCGCGAGCTCTATTTTTCCCTCAGTTTACTCTAATGGGAATCTATGGAAGTGAAAGTGATCGTATTAGCCTTTTCCTGACATCACCAGCAGAATTTTGGCAATATGGAATCTCTGCTGTGCAAACCATTTTTGACGCAGGGCAAATCTACTACCGTGTAGAAACAGAAAAGGCGCGCCGTGATGAGCTTTTATTTACTTATCGACAAACCATTTTAACCGCCTTTCGAGAAGCAAATGATGCTTTGATCGCGTGTCAAAAAAATCAACAATTAGTCATTGAGCATACAAGTCAGGTAAAAGTTTTAAGTGATTACCTCCAACTTGCAAAATTGCGTTATGTAGAAGGCGAGGTCGACTATTTAACCGTCTTGGATGCGGAAAGATCTCTTTTTAGATCACAGCTAGATTTAGTGCAATCTCAAGCTGAAAATTTCAGCGCGGTTGTTCAACTCTATAAAGCTTTAGGTGGTGGGTGGGTAACGGATGCTGATAACACGGCGATTAACCCTGTCGTGAGTTGTGATTAA